A single genomic interval of Litoreibacter ponti harbors:
- a CDS encoding monovalent cation/H+ antiporter subunit A — protein sequence MSLFLIVALPFLGALLPGLMNQAGRAACAGVTFMVTLSALVGLLTNAPAVFAGEVVQVGVDWLPLLGMNFTLMLDALGFFFACLILGIGLLIITYGRYYLSRKDNMGEFFTYLLLFQGAMVGIVLSDNILLLLVFWELTSLSSFLLIGYWKHLPEGRQGARMALTVTGMGGLAMIGGMLILGQIAGSYDLSVILQNREAIQDSPLYLPALILILLGCFTKSAQFPFHFWLPHAMAAPTPVSAYLHSATMVKAGIFLMARMWPVLSGTPEWFVIVTTAGLITMVLGALIAIFKHDLKALLAFSTVSHLGLITMLLGTGTPFGAMAAMFHILNHATFKAALFMSAGIVDHEAHTRDIRQLGGLRHLMPITFVIATLGALSMAGIPLLNGFLSKEMMLEEATHTVLFNSPWLVPVLATVGSLFSAAYCFRLIGHTFLGPVRDDYPAKPHDPGFGMWGPPAFLIVLVVVIGCAPFLAEPFVKLVTAAVIGEAGEVPKAYFKIWHGLVPALFMSIAAVVGGLLLMLIYKPLLAAWENTPRPEAKTIFEALIAAIVRLAQAVTHTLHNGAFTRYAAIMAATTTLAGYYAFTTGTLGAATRELTPIEPIAIAGWVMLVAATLGMVFMHRNRLLSLVLIGIVGLMVSVAFVYFSAPDLAMTQFTVEVVTIILLLLALNFLPNATPIESTVLRRLRDTSVAIAGGLATMAMSYHFLLRDAVATPISEFHLANSYKGGGGTNVVNVILVDFRGFDTYGEIIVLGIAALLIYALTETLLSGPVRARLLNRKPDQPRAGDMHPTMMVVLTRVIMPVVLMVGFYIFLRGHNEPGGGFIAGLVVSIAVVMQYMASGFSWTSARLRYPYHGVIGAGVLIAGLTGIGSWFFSKPFLTSDFTYVRIPPFQQFELATAALFDLGVFLAVVGAVMLSLESFSRLARRAHVPESEHPMDIDPSREAPPDSLDIKAESA from the coding sequence GTGTCCCTCTTCCTTATCGTCGCCTTGCCCTTCCTGGGTGCGTTGTTGCCGGGATTGATGAACCAAGCAGGGCGTGCGGCATGTGCCGGGGTGACCTTCATGGTGACGCTCTCGGCCTTGGTTGGGCTTTTGACAAACGCGCCCGCCGTCTTCGCAGGCGAAGTGGTTCAGGTCGGCGTCGATTGGTTGCCGCTTCTGGGCATGAATTTCACCTTGATGCTCGACGCGCTTGGGTTCTTCTTTGCCTGTCTGATCCTTGGCATCGGGCTTTTGATCATCACCTACGGCCGCTACTACCTGTCACGCAAAGACAATATGGGTGAGTTCTTCACTTACCTGTTGCTCTTCCAAGGCGCGATGGTCGGTATCGTTCTGAGCGATAACATCCTGCTTTTGCTGGTGTTTTGGGAGCTGACGTCGCTGTCTTCCTTCCTGCTGATCGGCTACTGGAAGCACCTTCCCGAGGGGCGGCAGGGCGCGCGCATGGCGTTGACTGTCACCGGTATGGGCGGCCTCGCGATGATCGGTGGCATGCTCATTCTGGGCCAGATCGCAGGCTCCTATGACCTGAGCGTGATCCTGCAGAACCGCGAGGCAATCCAGGACAGCCCGCTCTACCTGCCAGCCTTGATTTTAATCCTGCTCGGCTGTTTTACCAAATCGGCGCAATTCCCGTTCCACTTCTGGCTGCCGCACGCGATGGCGGCACCGACGCCGGTATCCGCCTATTTGCACTCCGCGACGATGGTGAAAGCGGGCATTTTCCTGATGGCGCGCATGTGGCCGGTGCTGTCCGGCACGCCGGAGTGGTTTGTGATCGTCACGACCGCGGGCCTGATCACGATGGTGCTCGGCGCGCTGATCGCGATCTTCAAGCATGATCTAAAGGCGCTTCTGGCTTTCTCGACGGTCAGTCACCTCGGCCTGATCACTATGCTTCTTGGCACTGGCACGCCTTTTGGTGCGATGGCAGCGATGTTTCACATTCTCAACCACGCGACCTTCAAGGCGGCGCTTTTCATGTCTGCGGGCATCGTGGATCACGAGGCGCATACGCGCGATATCCGCCAGCTTGGCGGCCTGCGCCACCTCATGCCGATCACGTTCGTCATCGCGACCCTTGGCGCGCTGTCCATGGCGGGCATTCCGCTGCTCAACGGCTTCCTGTCGAAAGAGATGATGCTGGAGGAGGCGACGCACACGGTGCTCTTCAACTCGCCTTGGCTGGTGCCGGTCTTGGCGACCGTCGGCTCGCTCTTCTCTGCCGCCTATTGCTTCCGCCTCATCGGCCATACCTTCCTCGGCCCTGTGCGCGACGACTACCCGGCAAAGCCGCATGATCCGGGCTTCGGGATGTGGGGGCCGCCTGCATTCCTGATCGTTCTGGTCGTTGTGATCGGCTGCGCGCCATTCCTGGCGGAGCCGTTCGTGAAGCTCGTCACAGCCGCTGTGATCGGCGAGGCGGGCGAGGTTCCGAAAGCCTATTTCAAGATCTGGCATGGGCTGGTCCCGGCGCTGTTCATGTCCATCGCGGCCGTGGTGGGTGGCTTGCTCTTGATGCTGATCTACAAGCCCTTGCTGGCCGCTTGGGAAAACACGCCGCGCCCGGAGGCCAAGACGATATTCGAGGCCTTGATCGCGGCGATCGTCAGGCTCGCCCAAGCCGTCACGCACACGCTGCACAACGGCGCTTTTACACGCTATGCGGCGATCATGGCGGCCACAACCACGCTTGCGGGCTACTACGCGTTTACGACCGGCACGTTGGGCGCGGCCACGCGAGAGCTCACACCGATTGAGCCGATCGCGATAGCCGGCTGGGTCATGCTGGTCGCGGCGACGCTGGGCATGGTGTTCATGCATCGCAACCGTCTGTTGTCGCTGGTGTTGATCGGGATCGTCGGGCTGATGGTCTCGGTGGCATTTGTCTACTTTTCCGCCCCGGATCTGGCGATGACGCAATTCACGGTTGAGGTGGTGACGATCATCCTACTGTTGCTTGCGCTGAACTTCCTGCCGAACGCCACCCCCATCGAGAGCACCGTTCTGCGCCGCCTGCGCGACACCAGTGTCGCGATTGCGGGTGGATTGGCGACGATGGCGATGAGCTACCATTTCCTGCTGCGCGACGCGGTCGCCACGCCGATCTCGGAGTTTCACCTCGCAAACTCCTACAAAGGCGGGGGCGGCACCAATGTGGTGAATGTGATCCTCGTCGATTTCCGGGGCTTTGATACCTATGGTGAGATCATCGTGCTGGGTATCGCCGCGCTGCTGATCTACGCTCTGACAGAGACACTGCTGTCCGGCCCTGTCCGCGCACGGCTGCTGAACCGCAAGCCCGATCAGCCGCGGGCGGGGGACATGCACCCGACGATGATGGTGGTGCTGACCCGCGTGATCATGCCGGTCGTGCTGATGGTGGGCTTTTATATCTTCCTGCGCGGTCATAACGAGCCCGGTGGCGGGTTCATTGCGGGGCTCGTCGTTTCCATCGCCGTGGTCATGCAGTACATGGCGAGCGGTTTTTCCTGGACCTCGGCGCGGCTGAGATACCCGTATCACGGCGTGATCGGCGCAGGCGTGCTGATCGCGGGGCTGACAGGCATCGGCTCCTGGTTCTTCTCCAAGCCTTTCCTGACCTCGGACTTCACCTATGTGCGCATCCCGCCCTTCCAGCAGTTCGAGCTTGCGACTGCGGCGCTGTTTGACCTAGGCGTGTTCCTTGCGGTCGTTGGCGCCGTGATGCTGTCGCTTGAAAGCTTCTCGCGGCTTGCCCGGCGCGCGCATGTGCCCGAAAGCGAGCATCCGATGGACATCGACCCGTCCCGCGAAGCGCCGCCCGATAGTCTCGACATCAAAGCGGAGAGCGCGTGA
- a CDS encoding Na+/H+ antiporter subunit C, which translates to MELLVSSAIGILTAAGLYLVMRLRSFPVILGISLLTYAVNVFLFASGRLTTGSPPILRYGVETYADPLPQALVLTAIVISFGMTAVVVMLALGAYLGSDDDHVDDPVPSEDEEAQS; encoded by the coding sequence ATGGAATTGCTCGTCTCCTCCGCCATCGGCATCCTGACGGCCGCCGGTCTTTACCTTGTGATGCGCCTGCGCAGTTTCCCGGTCATTTTGGGGATTTCACTGCTGACCTATGCGGTCAACGTGTTCCTCTTCGCTTCGGGGCGTCTGACCACAGGTTCCCCGCCGATCCTGCGCTACGGGGTCGAGACCTATGCCGATCCGCTGCCCCAGGCGCTTGTGCTGACGGCGATCGTGATCTCGTTCGGCATGACCGCGGTCGTGGTGATGCTGGCGCTCGGGGCCTATCTGGGATCCGACGACGATCACGTGGATGATCCGGTGCCTTCCGAGGATGAGGAGGCACAGTCATGA
- a CDS encoding monovalent cation/H+ antiporter subunit D, translating into MTHWLILPVILPAILAPFIVLAARYHIGIQRVLSVAGVIALIAITAGLAWQASDGTVMLYQLGDWAAPFGIVVVGDRLSTMMVLLTSVLALFVLLYAIGSGWDERGRHFHALFQFQLMGILGAFLTGDLFNLFVFFEVLLIASYGLMIHSGGNERLRAGVQYVLFNLLGSTLFLFALGAIYAEAGTLNMADLAQRVQLIGPEATVGIRIASVLLLLVFAIKAALVPLHFWLPSSYAEAPAPVAALFAIMTKVGAYAIIRVYTMIFSPELEATAGLHGWWLLPAALVSLAIGMVGVLAAKKLDRLVAFSVIGSMGMVMVAISMFTEVSIAAALYYIIHSTLAAAALFLITDLVRACRMNLNLTPMAPVAGAALTAGLFFMAAIAMAGLPPLSGFVGKLLILQAAFTDEMAVWVWATVLISSLISVVGFARAGSVVFWKAQSVTQEETAEVAPQPSALSYVAVGSLLGLLVLYTVFAGRAHAYMTEMSAQLFAPDRYISTVLETPGKLSETVGEKKEGDN; encoded by the coding sequence ATGACCCATTGGCTGATCCTTCCCGTCATCCTGCCCGCGATCCTCGCGCCCTTTATTGTGCTGGCCGCACGCTATCACATCGGCATCCAGCGGGTGCTGTCCGTCGCGGGCGTCATCGCCCTGATCGCCATCACGGCGGGGCTGGCATGGCAGGCCTCTGACGGCACAGTGATGCTCTACCAGCTTGGCGATTGGGCCGCGCCCTTCGGCATCGTGGTCGTCGGCGACCGGCTGTCGACGATGATGGTCTTGCTGACTTCCGTACTGGCCCTGTTTGTGTTGCTCTACGCCATCGGCTCTGGCTGGGATGAGCGCGGGCGGCACTTCCACGCGCTGTTCCAATTCCAGCTCATGGGCATCCTTGGCGCGTTCCTGACGGGCGACCTGTTCAACCTGTTCGTGTTCTTTGAGGTGCTGTTGATTGCCTCCTACGGACTGATGATCCACTCAGGCGGCAATGAGCGGCTGCGCGCGGGCGTTCAGTATGTGCTGTTCAACCTGTTGGGCTCGACCCTGTTCCTGTTCGCACTCGGCGCGATCTACGCCGAGGCGGGGACGCTCAACATGGCGGATCTCGCCCAGCGGGTGCAGTTGATCGGACCGGAGGCGACGGTGGGCATCCGCATAGCCTCGGTACTGCTGTTGCTGGTCTTCGCGATCAAGGCCGCGCTCGTGCCACTGCATTTCTGGCTGCCGTCAAGCTATGCCGAGGCTCCGGCACCGGTCGCAGCCCTCTTCGCGATCATGACCAAGGTCGGCGCCTACGCGATCATCCGCGTCTACACCATGATCTTCTCGCCAGAGCTGGAGGCGACTGCGGGCCTGCATGGCTGGTGGCTGCTGCCCGCCGCATTGGTGTCTCTGGCGATTGGGATGGTGGGTGTTCTCGCGGCGAAAAAGCTTGACCGACTTGTGGCCTTCTCCGTCATCGGCTCAATGGGCATGGTGATGGTCGCGATCTCAATGTTCACGGAAGTGAGCATCGCGGCGGCGCTTTACTATATCATCCACTCGACGCTCGCCGCCGCGGCCCTTTTCCTGATCACCGACCTGGTGCGTGCATGCCGGATGAACCTTAACCTGACCCCGATGGCCCCCGTTGCGGGCGCGGCGCTGACGGCCGGGCTGTTCTTCATGGCCGCCATCGCGATGGCCGGCCTGCCACCGCTGTCGGGCTTTGTGGGCAAACTGTTGATCCTGCAAGCGGCTTTCACCGACGAGATGGCAGTTTGGGTCTGGGCCACGGTCCTGATCTCAAGCCTGATTTCCGTTGTGGGTTTCGCCCGCGCGGGCTCCGTTGTGTTCTGGAAGGCCCAGAGCGTGACGCAGGAGGAGACTGCCGAGGTCGCCCCGCAGCCATCGGCCCTGTCCTACGTGGCCGTTGGCAGCTTGCTGGGACTGCTGGTGCTCTACACTGTCTTCGCGGGCCGGGCCCATGCCTACATGACCGAGATGTCCGCCCAGCTTTTCGCGCCGGATCGCTACATCTCGACCGTGCTCGAGACCCCGGGCAAGCTCAGCGAGACGGTCGGCGAGAAGAAAGAGGGGGACAACTGA
- a CDS encoding Na+/H+ antiporter subunit E translates to MLKRAFYWLIPHPFVTLILAVVWTLLQNQISAGMVVFGIILGIIIPWATSIWWPNTPKGFRLGKMASYAVIVLWDIMVANVQVAWIVLTKPNSKLKPAWIVVPLDLVQPEAITILAGTITLTPGTVSADLSDQGHSLLVHVLDTDDPDGVCDEIKSRYEARLKEIFL, encoded by the coding sequence ATGCTCAAACGTGCGTTCTACTGGTTGATCCCGCATCCGTTCGTCACCCTGATCCTCGCCGTGGTCTGGACGCTGCTGCAAAACCAGATTTCGGCCGGGATGGTGGTCTTCGGCATCATTTTGGGGATCATTATTCCCTGGGCCACCTCGATCTGGTGGCCGAATACGCCCAAGGGCTTCCGCCTTGGCAAGATGGCAAGCTATGCCGTGATTGTCCTGTGGGATATTATGGTGGCCAACGTGCAGGTGGCCTGGATCGTGCTGACCAAGCCCAACAGCAAGCTGAAGCCCGCGTGGATTGTCGTCCCGCTTGATCTGGTCCAGCCAGAGGCGATCACGATCCTCGCCGGTACCATCACGCTGACGCCCGGCACGGTATCCGCCGATCTGTCGGATCAGGGGCACAGCCTGTTGGTTCACGTGCTGGACACCGATGACCCCGACGGGGTGTGCGATGAGATCAAAAGCCGCTACGAGGCCCGCTTGAAGGAGATTTTCCTATGA
- a CDS encoding K+/H+ antiporter subunit F: MSFATSFMSGALTIAFVIAALGQIMCMIRLVIGPSTGDRILALDTMVVNAIGLIVLLGIAQGTTIYFEVSMMIAMLGFVSTVAYARFVLRGDIIE; the protein is encoded by the coding sequence ATGAGTTTCGCCACAAGTTTCATGTCCGGCGCGCTGACGATCGCCTTTGTCATCGCGGCGCTTGGACAGATCATGTGCATGATCCGGCTGGTGATCGGGCCAAGCACCGGGGATCGTATCCTTGCGCTCGATACGATGGTGGTCAATGCCATCGGGCTGATCGTGCTTTTGGGCATCGCGCAAGGCACCACGATCTATTTCGAGGTCTCCATGATGATCGCCATGTTAGGCTTCGTGTCTACGGTCGCCTATGCGCGCTTCGTGCTTCGCGGGGATATCATCGAATGA
- the mnhG gene encoding monovalent cation/H(+) antiporter subunit G — protein sequence MTEILEIAAAICLVIGSIFTLVGAIGLLKFNDSMTRMHAPTKVGTVGVGMFLLASIFYSFTYSEGSLHQVLIMAFLFVTAPISANFLAKVNIHKRSCDTPPTPPRDDTWSTLNVPVADRDIEPPKSP from the coding sequence ATGACCGAGATCTTAGAAATAGCCGCCGCTATCTGCCTCGTCATTGGCTCGATCTTCACGCTTGTGGGCGCCATTGGCCTTTTGAAGTTCAACGACAGCATGACCCGAATGCACGCGCCGACAAAGGTCGGCACTGTGGGGGTAGGCATGTTCCTGCTTGCCTCGATATTCTATTCCTTCACCTATTCCGAAGGCTCGTTGCATCAGGTGTTGATCATGGCGTTCCTGTTCGTCACCGCGCCGATTTCGGCGAACTTTCTGGCGAAGGTGAACATTCACAAGCGCTCATGCGACACACCGCCTACGCCGCCGCGCGACGACACGTGGTCGACCCTGAACGTGCCCGTGGCAGACCGGGACATCGAGCCGCCCAAGAGCCCCTAA
- a CDS encoding GntR family transcriptional regulator, with product MARQTEHALERLREMVFSGELAPGSNHFEADLAEALGMSRTPVREAALTMQAQGLVEVRPRRGMRVLPISAKDMADIYDLLSELESLAAARAAARGLSRSELAQAQDCIARMDAALARKDLTAWAEADADFHAELVRLSDNPRLMEVFARYTDQVRRARLVTLPLRPLPVQSNRDHQAVLDAIGLGFADRARDLHRDHVTRARAMLTQLLVETGLNAL from the coding sequence ATGGCGCGCCAGACCGAACACGCGTTGGAGCGGCTGCGCGAGATGGTATTTTCCGGGGAGCTTGCGCCCGGCTCGAACCACTTTGAGGCTGACCTTGCCGAAGCGCTTGGCATGTCACGCACACCGGTGCGCGAGGCGGCGTTGACGATGCAGGCCCAAGGCTTGGTGGAGGTCCGACCGCGGCGCGGAATGCGCGTTTTGCCGATTTCTGCCAAAGACATGGCGGACATCTACGACCTGCTGAGCGAGCTTGAAAGCCTTGCCGCCGCACGGGCCGCCGCGCGCGGGTTGTCACGTTCGGAGCTTGCGCAGGCCCAGGACTGCATCGCGCGTATGGACGCGGCCTTGGCGCGCAAGGACCTCACCGCGTGGGCCGAGGCAGATGCGGATTTCCATGCCGAGCTCGTGCGGCTCTCCGACAATCCGCGCCTGATGGAGGTGTTCGCGCGCTACACCGATCAGGTGCGTCGCGCGCGATTGGTTACCCTGCCGCTGCGCCCGCTGCCCGTGCAATCGAACCGCGATCATCAGGCGGTGCTCGATGCCATAGGCCTTGGATTTGCTGACAGGGCCCGCGATCTGCACCGCGATCATGTGACCCGCGCACGCGCGATGCTAACCCAGCTGCTGGTCGAGACGGGGCTAAACGCGCTTTAG
- a CDS encoding Gfo/Idh/MocA family protein has translation MKVACLGAGYFAAFHYDAWRRNSGVELVGSCDMDLVRAEATDLPAFQSLDEMLERTRPDILDIITPPPTHAEAIMTALDAGVTAIICQKPFCTSLDEARRVTDAAKKAGIPLIIHENFRFQPWYRAIKYLMDDGAIGTPHQGTFRLRTGDGQGPDAYLDRQPYFQTMPRLLIHETGVHWIDTFRYLFGRPVAVYADLRRMNPAIAGEDAGHVLFEFEDGTRAMFDGNRLLDHSAQNHRLTLGEGLFEGTGGTLTLSGAGTVELRQFGTRDMTRVLPPQLWRGFGGDCVFALQNHVVEALEVGAPFENKAEDYLIVREVEDAIYRSAETRQRVEV, from the coding sequence GTGAAGGTCGCCTGCCTAGGCGCGGGCTATTTCGCGGCGTTTCATTACGACGCGTGGCGGCGCAATTCCGGGGTGGAGTTGGTCGGCTCCTGTGACATGGACCTGGTGAGGGCCGAAGCGACGGACCTCCCTGCATTCCAGTCCTTGGACGAAATGCTCGAGCGCACACGACCCGATATCCTTGACATCATCACCCCACCGCCAACACACGCCGAGGCGATCATGACGGCGCTCGATGCCGGGGTCACGGCGATCATTTGCCAGAAACCATTTTGCACCTCTTTGGACGAAGCGCGGCGGGTCACGGACGCCGCAAAGAAAGCCGGCATCCCGCTGATCATCCATGAAAATTTCCGTTTCCAGCCGTGGTACCGTGCAATCAAATATCTGATGGATGACGGCGCGATCGGGACGCCGCATCAAGGCACGTTTCGATTGAGAACAGGCGACGGCCAAGGGCCCGACGCCTATCTTGACCGGCAGCCCTATTTCCAGACCATGCCAAGGCTGCTGATCCACGAGACCGGCGTGCATTGGATCGACACGTTTCGCTACTTGTTTGGACGCCCGGTAGCAGTCTATGCCGATCTGCGCCGCATGAACCCGGCCATCGCAGGCGAAGACGCGGGCCACGTTCTGTTCGAATTCGAAGACGGCACGCGGGCGATGTTCGACGGCAACCGTTTGCTTGATCACAGCGCGCAGAACCACCGGCTGACATTGGGCGAAGGGCTGTTCGAGGGCACCGGTGGCACGCTGACCCTCTCCGGCGCCGGCACGGTGGAGCTTCGCCAGTTCGGCACACGCGACATGACCCGGGTTCTGCCCCCGCAGCTCTGGCGCGGATTTGGCGGGGACTGCGTGTTCGCGCTGCAAAACCACGTCGTGGAGGCGTTGGAGGTCGGTGCACCGTTCGAGAACAAGGCGGAGGATTACCTGATCGTGCGAGAGGTCGAGGACGCGATCTACCGCTCCGCCGAGACCCGCCAACGGGTCGAGGTCTGA
- a CDS encoding isocitrate/isopropylmalate dehydrogenase family protein, translating into MGKTFKIAVFDGDGIGPEIMHPTVALLKGLAARSDEYDFAFDTVPAGAAHYVSNGESLPDASLETARAADAILLSAMGLPSVRYPDGTEISPQIEIRKTLNLYAGVRPVRIAPGQPTPLALKGGQTVDFVLIRESTEGLFHSQGTRDVRNDEEAYETLKITRATSEKLHRFAFKLAQNRKATGRSPGKVTCVDKANVFAAFAFFRKIFDEQAALHPQISHDHAYVDATALWMVEKPWVFDVLVTENMFGDILSDLGAGLMGGLGLAPSADIGDEHAVFQPCHGSAPDIAGQGIANPFAMILSAAMMLDWLGETHGIAALSQDGTRLREAVEAAIADRDGVTRDLGGTASTSEAAEAIAARLL; encoded by the coding sequence ATGGGAAAAACATTCAAGATTGCCGTCTTTGATGGCGACGGCATCGGTCCGGAAATCATGCACCCGACGGTTGCTTTGTTAAAGGGCTTGGCCGCGCGCAGCGATGAGTATGATTTCGCCTTTGACACCGTGCCTGCAGGGGCCGCTCACTACGTATCCAACGGTGAGAGCTTGCCCGATGCGTCGCTGGAGACAGCCCGGGCAGCGGACGCCATCCTGCTGTCGGCCATGGGCCTGCCTTCCGTCCGCTATCCCGACGGCACCGAAATCTCGCCGCAGATTGAGATTCGCAAGACGCTGAACCTGTACGCGGGCGTGAGACCGGTGCGCATCGCGCCCGGCCAGCCAACGCCGCTTGCGCTGAAGGGCGGACAGACGGTCGATTTTGTGCTCATCCGCGAGAGCACCGAAGGGCTGTTCCATTCGCAGGGCACGCGCGACGTACGCAACGACGAAGAGGCCTATGAGACGCTGAAAATCACCCGCGCCACATCGGAGAAGCTGCACCGCTTTGCCTTCAAACTTGCGCAAAATCGCAAAGCAACGGGGCGCAGCCCCGGCAAGGTCACATGCGTCGACAAGGCGAATGTCTTTGCGGCCTTCGCCTTTTTCCGCAAGATTTTCGACGAGCAGGCGGCGCTCCATCCTCAGATCAGCCATGATCACGCCTATGTCGACGCGACCGCGCTCTGGATGGTGGAAAAACCGTGGGTTTTCGATGTGCTTGTCACCGAAAACATGTTCGGGGACATCCTGTCCGATCTTGGCGCGGGCCTGATGGGGGGGCTGGGGCTCGCACCATCTGCCGATATCGGCGACGAGCACGCGGTGTTTCAGCCCTGCCACGGCTCGGCCCCCGATATTGCGGGTCAGGGCATTGCCAACCCGTTTGCGATGATCCTGTCGGCTGCGATGATGCTCGATTGGCTGGGCGAGACCCACGGCATTGCGGCGCTGTCCCAAGATGGCACGCGCCTGCGCGAAGCGGTCGAGGCCGCCATCGCGGACCGGGACGGCGTGACCCGCGATCTGGGCGGCACAGCCAGCACATCGGAGGCGGCAGAGGCCATCGCCGCGCGCCTGTTGTGA
- a CDS encoding putative quinol monooxygenase, with the protein MYAVVVTFQIAPDAVAAFLPLMMQNARSSRANEPGCQQFDVCTDPERAGEVFLYEIYDDRAAFEAHTASAHYAQFQKDIDGMVLSKDVRFFSQVAR; encoded by the coding sequence ATGTACGCCGTCGTCGTCACCTTCCAGATCGCGCCAGATGCGGTCGCGGCCTTCTTGCCGCTCATGATGCAAAACGCACGCTCATCGCGCGCCAACGAGCCGGGATGCCAGCAATTCGACGTCTGCACAGACCCGGAGCGGGCGGGGGAGGTGTTCCTCTACGAGATCTACGACGACCGCGCGGCGTTCGAGGCGCACACGGCGTCGGCGCATTATGCGCAGTTCCAGAAGGACATTGACGGAATGGTCCTATCAAAGGACGTGCGATTTTTCTCGCAGGTGGCCCGATGA
- a CDS encoding N-acyl homoserine lactonase family protein: MSAWQVHALKYADRNDRTRVESFLFDDDHNAPHPMDYFIWVLRRGAEVILVDTGYDGAEADTRGRPIIRDPRDALAEIGLQAEDISQVIVTHLHYDHGGGLHLFPNAEIHLQEAEMAYATGPCMCHGALQMPFTAEHICEAVRRVFQGRCVFHKGDGEVAEGVTVHCVGGHSRGLQVVRVRTDAGWLCLASDATHFYENVFENKPFPIVVDLQNMLDGFATIQRLASDRSLIIPGHDPLTTELFPRDGPEFCWRLDQGPHKGFPF; encoded by the coding sequence ATGAGCGCCTGGCAGGTCCACGCGCTGAAATATGCGGATCGTAACGACCGCACGCGCGTCGAGAGCTTTCTGTTCGACGACGATCACAATGCGCCGCATCCGATGGATTATTTCATCTGGGTCCTGCGTCGCGGGGCCGAGGTCATTCTGGTCGACACCGGCTATGACGGGGCGGAGGCCGACACGCGCGGCCGTCCGATCATTCGCGATCCGCGCGACGCCTTGGCCGAGATCGGACTGCAGGCCGAAGACATCTCGCAAGTGATCGTCACCCATCTGCATTACGACCACGGCGGTGGGCTGCACCTTTTTCCAAACGCCGAAATCCATCTGCAGGAAGCCGAGATGGCATATGCCACCGGCCCGTGCATGTGCCACGGTGCGCTGCAAATGCCCTTCACAGCGGAGCATATTTGCGAGGCCGTGCGCCGGGTCTTCCAGGGCCGCTGCGTCTTCCACAAGGGGGACGGTGAGGTCGCCGAAGGCGTGACGGTGCACTGCGTTGGCGGCCATTCGCGGGGGCTTCAGGTGGTGCGGGTGCGCACCGATGCGGGCTGGCTCTGCCTCGCTTCTGATGCCACGCATTTTTATGAGAATGTGTTTGAGAACAAGCCATTCCCCATCGTTGTTGATCTTCAGAACATGCTCGACGGGTTCGCGACGATCCAGCGGCTCGCCTCGGATCGGTCGCTGATTATTCCGGGCCATGATCCGCTGACGACGGAGTTGTTCCCGCGCGACGGGCCCGAGTTCTGCTGGCGTCTGGACCAAGGGCCACATAAGGGTTTCCCGTTCTAG